In Pseudomonas grandcourensis, the DNA window GCGAACAACGCGCGACCCAACGAGTAAGCCGCCCAGGTGCTGTGCGAAGCCCGTTGCTCAGCAGGCAGGGCCAGCACCTTCTTGAAATACCCGGCGGCCAGGGCAGGATCACCCGCGACAAATGCCACAGCACCGGCCAGGTACAACCTGAGCTCAGGCGGCAGTTGGGCCCCTTCGGTTTCAACCTGACGGGCATCGGTCAGGCTGCGAAGGTGTTTCACCAACACTTGTTGCTCGGCGGAAAGTCCGGCTTGCTCGGCCTGATCCCGCAGCGCTACTGGGTCAGTTTCATCCGCATAGTTGGCGCCAGCGGTGACATTCTTCAAGCCTTTGATGGCGTGGCCGAGGCGGCTGATTTCGAAGCTGAAGTTACCTTCCGGTAGTTCCGCCAGCGACTGGCCTCGGTTATCCAACAGGCGCATGGGGAAGTCCGGGCCGCAGGCCAACGCCGAACCCAGCGGCAGGCTGAGGCTCAGGCAAAGCAGATGACGCGGCCAGTTACGGGTGAACATTCGAACCTCCTTGATCAATGTGTGCGCAGCGAGCCCAACCAATGGCACGCTGCCCGCCGGCCGGTATTCGGCCATCGCGCAGGCGGGTGAAGGTAAGCAGATCCGGACGCTGTTGCAACGCGTAACCGGCCAAGGCATCGGCCCCCTCACAACCGCTGACAGCCAGTGTCAGGCGTTCGGGCCAGGCGCGGTCGAGGTTGCCCTGGTTGCTGATGCCGATGTCATAGAGGCCATTGTCGGCCGAGAGTTTCAGGTTCAATTGACTGTCGAGCACATCACCGCGCGCCACGGCACGCAAGGTGGTCAGGCTCCAGGCACGACGGTCGTTGGCCAATGGCAGGCGAAACCAGATCAGGCCCGCCAGATGTTTCGGTGGATCGGCACGCAACTCGGTACCGAGGGTGCGTAACGACTGCGGATCGGCAAGTAATTCACGGCGCAGGCCTTCACGCTCCACCGTGACTTCGCTTTCCACAACAGGCGCGCCGTCCGCCGACGGCAGCAACGCCACGCCATAAGCCGGCAGCGCCAGATAGAAAGGTTTCGTCGTGACGCCGCTCCAGGCCTTCGCCCATTGCCGGGCCTGATCGGCATCGAATAAGCCACGACGCGGATCGCTCACCGCGTGCACCTGCAACACGCTGCTGTCGACTGTGGATAACAGCGCCGGCAGTTCACGACTGTCGAGCCAGGACGGCAATGCGGTGATGCTCAGCGGCAGCGACGTCGGCAACGCTCCGCGCAACTGCGCGAGAAATTGGCGGTAGGCCGGTAGCCGAGCGTTTCCGGCGTCGTGGTCGATCTCCACACCGGCGAGGTTCAACCCCTGCCCCTGCCAGTCGCTGATCACCTGCCGGACTTGCGCCGTAACCTCATCCTGATCCAGCGCCTTGAGCTGCCCATCCAGGCGAATCACCGCAATCACCGGCCGGCCATCACGCTTGACCAGTGCCGGGTCAATCCGGGCCCGACTCCAGCCGGCGTTGGGGAAAGCCTGCAAGGCCAGCACTCGCAACGTCGAAAAATCGGCGCGGCTGTCCCGGAGGGCGGCGTCGTGGGCTGGCGTCCACTGCCGCTGCCAGACGTAAAGCTGTTGATCCAGCGGCGGAGCATCCTGTCTTTCGCAACCGGTGGTGAGCGCCAGCGCCATCAGCAAGACCATCGAGCGAGTAAAAAAAACCATTGAAACGCCTGTTCCTGAAATGCAGAAAGGGCCTGTGCGGCCCTTTTTCGTTCTGCTCACTACCCTACCCAGCCATCGACCGGCGGGCAATGTTCGCCTGCAATGATCGTCAGATATCGAGTACCAACGGCTGCGCCCCCTGCGCCGGAATCGCACAACAAATCAGCACCTGTCCGTCATCCGGCACCTCCGCTGGCGGCAGTGGGTAATGCACCTGACCGCTGATCAGGCGTGTGCTGCAGGTGCCGCAAGAACCGCCGCGACAACTGAATTCCGGACGCAGGCCACGGCTTTCCGCCAACTCCAGCAAGCTACCGCCGTCTGGCTGCCAGCGCGCCTCCTTGGCCGAACGCTGGAACACCACGGGCACGGACGTGGTGGCGGCTGGCGGTTGCTCGATCACCACCGCATCGGGGTCCGGTCGCCGGCGCAAGGTGGACGGGCCGAAGGTTTCGGCGTGAATCCGCGAATCGCGAATGTCCAACTCGCGCAAGCCGTCGTACAGCGACTGGGTAAAACTCCCGGGACCACAGACGACAAAATCCAGCTGTTCGTAGTCCTCGACTGTCAGCAGATCCTTGAGCAGCGCGACGTCGATCCGTCCACTGAGGTCGAAATCCTCTCCTTGTATTGCCTCGGCTTCCGGTTGGCTGAGCAACCGCACCACCCGCACCGCGTCCCCGGCATCCTCGAGCAAGCGATCCAGCTCCTGGCGAAACGGCTGGTCGGCCAGCGTGCGCGAACTCTGGATGAACCATGTCGGCCGGATACGGCGGGTGCGCAATCCCTGGTAAACCACCTCCCGCAGCATCGACAACAGCGGCGTGATGCCGACCCCGGCCGCCAGCAACACCAAAGGCCGACGCTCATGGGGCGCTACGGTGAAATGTCCTTGCGGCGCCCGCGCTTCCAACAGGTCGCCGACACGAATCTGCTCATGCAAATGCGTAGACACCTGCCCGTCACGCTTCACGCTGATGCGGAAAAAGTCATCGGACGGCGCGCTCGATAGGCTGTACGTGCGAATGTGCACATCGCCGTCAATGTTGAAGCGCAGGGGCAAATGCTGCCCGGCCTGGAACAGTGGCAACCCGGCCCCATCGGCGGGCTCCAGGTAAATCGAGCGAATGCTGTGGCTTTGCGCTTCAATCCGCACCACCCGTAACGGCCGCCATTGATCGCCCAAGGCCTTGGCTTGCAAACGCGCCTTGGCCTGCTCCCATGTGCCGGTGAGCAAACTGGTCGGTGAAACACCGTCGAAGCGCCAGCGCAACGCCAGGGCGGCCGGGCGACGTACCACCTGCTCGACATCGATTGTCCACAGGCGCTCGGCCCCCTGGAACGCCTCGACCTGAGGGCCTTCCAGGATGATTTCGGTGCGCCCGCTGAGCTGCAGCAAATCACCGGTATTGAAATCGATGAACAACAACCCGGCCCGGGGATTGAGCAGCAGGTTGCCCAAGGTGTTGAAATGCAGGTTGCCGGCGAAGTCCGGAATGGTCAGGCGATTGCCTTCCACCTGTACGAAACCGGCCTGACCGCCGCGGTGCGACACATCCACCGAACGTTCACCGTCGACATCCACATAACTGGCAACGAAGAACGTGTCCGCCTCGGCGATCATGGCTTTGGCCGCGTCATCCAGTTCGTTGAAATGCCGGGCGGCACGCGTCGAGGGATCGACCAGCGGCACCGAGCGAAACTGGCGCAACTGTATGTACTGCGGGCAATTGCCGAAGGACTGATCCACCGTCACCGCGAAACCGTCCGAGGACATGGCGCGGACATGCCCATTGATGCGGTTGCGGCGGCGGGTGTGCAACTCGATGCCCAACAGACCGATGGCCGAACCGTCGCTCAACTGCGCGGGATCATCAAAGGCCGGAAGGCTGCGAAATTGCAGCAAGCCAGGTTCTGGCGAGTGTGCGAAACCGGGCTGGCCTTCGAGGATGCTGGCCCAGGGATGACCGTCGGCATCCACCGCTGCGTACAGCATGAACGGCAATTGCTGATAGAAGGTGCGGTGCTGGTCCGGCATCTCGCTGCGAATCACTTTACGACCGAACACCTCCATTCGTTCGGCAACGCCCACATGCGCCTGCAGTTGTTTCTCGCCGGCATGCCAGGGTGAACGGTCCATACGGCTGCTCCCTTGCGCCTCTGGCGCAGAACGGGGCGGCCCGGTGTTGCCGGGCCGCCAGCATCAAGCGGTTTTTTGCAGACCGGCGACGGTGCGCGGCATGCCGACAAAACCCGGCAAGGCTTCGATACGGGCCAGCCAGGCGCGAATGTTGGCGTACTCGTCCAGCGACACATTGCCCTCGGGCGCGTGGGCGATGTAGCTGTAGGCGGCGACGTCGGCAATCGTCGGTTCAGTGCCGGCCAGGTAAGGCGTGTTGGCCAGTTCTTGATCGATCACTTTGAGCACGGTATGGGCGTAGGCAATCACTTCCGCAGCGTTGTAAGGCGCGCCAAACACAGTGATCAATCTTGCCCGGGCAGGGCCGAAGGCAATCGGACCGGCAGCCGTCGACAACCAGCGCTGGACCTTGGCGGCCCCTACCGGATCAGCCGGCAGCCAGCGACCGTTGCCGTACTTTTGCGCCAGATAAACCAGAATCGCGTTGGAATCGGCCAACACCACGCCCTGGTCATCGATCACCGGCACCTGACCGAATGCATTGAGCGCCAGAAACGCCGGTTGCTTGTGTTCGCCCTTGGCGAGGTCAACGAAGATCAATTCGGTCGGCAATTTCAGCAGGGACAGCATCAACTCGACCCGATGAGCATGGCCGGAACGGGGGAAGTTGTAGAGTTTGATCGCTTGCATGGTCGACACCTCGGGGTGAGTGGTGCTGTTCAGGAGTGAGATGGGTCGTATCTTCTACTCACATCCAAAACAACAGAATCACCAGCCAACGCAATCCATTATTTCAGCGGGTGAAATAATTCAACGCGTGAGTGCCGGATGCTCGCGCAGGGTTTTCACCGCGAAATCGACAAAACTGCGCACCCGGGCCGGCGCTTTGCGCCCGCCCTGATAGACCACATGGATAGGCAACGGCGGCAGCTCGAAGTCGGCCAGAATGATTTCCAGCTCGCCGGCGGCCACCTTGCTCGCCACTTGATAAGACAGTACCCGCGTGAATCCCAACCCCAGACTGGCTGCCGTGATGGCCGCCTGATTCGCAGTCACCACCAGTCGCGGCTCGGTCCGCACACTCAAGGTTTCGCCGTCTTCAATGAATGGCCAACTCCTGAGTTGGCCGATAGCCGAAGTCGCGATAATCGGCGCCTGGGCCAGTTCCCGGGGATGCCTGGGCCGACCATGGCTGGCCAGAAACTGTGGTGAAGCGCAAATCACCCGACGCACTTCGCCCACGCGGATCGCATGCTGGTTGCTGTCGGGGAGTTCGCCGATGCGGATGGCCACATCGACGCCCTCCTCGACCACGCTCACCACCCGGTCCACCAGCAGCGCGTTGATGCAGACCTCGGGGAATTGCGTCAGATAATTCACCATCAACGGCGTGACAAACAGCTCGCCAAACAAGACCGGTGCGGTGATGGTCAGTTGCCCACGGGGATGGATATGGCTACCCGCTGCCGAATCCTCGGCTTCCTGCACCTCGGCGAGAATTCTCCGACAGTCCTCCAGATATCGCTGGCCGGCCTCGCTCAAATACACGCTGCGTGTCGTACGCGTGAGCAGTTGTGTGCCAATTCGCTTCTCCAGCGCCGCGACCGCTCGGGTGACGCTGGCCGCTGACAGACCCAACCCCCGCGCCGCCGCCGAAAAACCCTGCTCTTTGGCGACAGCAGCGAAGACCTGCATTTCCTGGAAGCGGTCCATGGGCCAGTCCTCATTTCAGATAGATAAATCGCAACCAAAGACCGAAATTTTAATCGCAAATGTTCAACACCATAGTTGGACGCGCGACCATCAGGTAGATCAATGGGCTACTGCACTCTAGCGTCTGCACGGTAAAAACCAAGCGTGTCACAAACCTTAATTATTGATAATTAATGAGGATTATTTTCTTGCGACGGGTGCGACTGTTGGTAATTATCCTGATCAGCCCGTTGCAATGGCTAATGCCCGAATAGCCACTGGTTCAGATTCCAAACCGTTTCAGGCAAGGGCTCGCAGCGGACTCCATCAACTACAGCAGAATTCCAGCCTGTATAAACAGGCGGAATATACGACTGCTCCTATACTACAGACCACCCTGTTACCTATTGGGTTTTTGGTAGGTACCTCGTTGAAGTTTTCTCTACTTAAAGTAAGGCGTTATGGGTTTTTAACGCTTGGACGGCTGTCCGTCGATCTTGCTTTATGGATTCACTAAGTAGGGGGAGAGTTGAACTTCAATGGCCTGGCTAACCTGTGTGAGACAGCAAGGAGTTCGACAATGTTGCGCACTAACATTTCCGCTAGAGCACTGTCCGGTGGTTTGCTCGACGTACTGATTCGCGCCGGGCTGATAACGGTGCTGGTACTGTTCTGCTTCCAGATCTTCCACCCCTTCCTCAACCTGATGCTCTGGGCAATGATTCTGGCCATCACCCTGTATCCACTGCATGGGCTCATCAAGCGCAAGCTGGTCAACAAGGACGGTCGTGCCGCCACCCTGATCGTGGTGGTCTCCCTGGCATTGCTGATGGTGCCGATCTACCTGCTTGGCACCTCGATCAGTGAATCGATCCAGGGCACCCTGGCGGTCCTCAAGTCCGATACGCTGCAGATTCCGCTCCCCAGCGAAAAAATCGCTTCCCTGCCACTCATTGGCAAGCCGCTCTACGGCTACTGGATGCAAGCCGCCACCGACATGAGCAGCGTGGTGATGAAGGTGATGCCCTATATCAAGTCCGTCGGCCTGACCTTGTTGGGCAAAATGGCCGACGTCGGCGTGGGCTTTCTATTGTTCATCGGCGCCCTGATCATTGCCGGCGTGCTCATGGCCTATGGCGAAAACGGCGAAAGAAGTGCCCTGGCCATCACCTCGCGTCTTTCCGGACCAGAGCGCGGCCCACGCATCACCGAACTCTGCACTGCAACCATCCGCGCGGTCGCCCAAGGCGTGGTGGGTATCGCGTTCATTCAGATGTTGCTGGTCGGTGTGGGCTTCGTGCTCATGGGCGTCCCCGGTGCCGGGCTGCTGGCCATGGTGGCGCTGTTGATGGGGATCATGCAATTGCCGGTGTTGCTGGTGACCATCCCGGTAATCGCCTATGTCTTCGCCACCGACGGCACTACCTTGGGCACCGTCGTGTTTGGCATCTACAGCCTGATCGCCGGGATGGCCGACAACGTCCTCAAGCCGTTGATGCTGGGTCGTGGCGTCGATGTCCCGATGCCGGTGATTCTGATTGGCGCTTTGGGCGGCATGGTGAGCGGTGGCTTCATCGGTTTGTTCATCGGCCCGGTTGCGCTGGCGGTGGGCTACCAACTGTTCTGGCAGTGGGTCCAAGACCAACCGACTGTCGAGGCAATGAACGAGACACCCGAGATCGAGGCGGTGAACGAGACACCGAAGATAGAGGCAATGAACGATCAGCGTCCTGTTTGAGGAGTTTGCGCTTGATGCCACGCCCTGCTCGCATCAGCCAGCTTCTGCTCTGTGGCACCGTCGTTCTGGGGGGCTGTGTGCAACTGGGCCCCGACTTCCAGTCACCGGCCCAGCCTTGGGTCGACCACTGGAACAGCCCGGCCCTGGAGATCGCCGGCCAACAACACGCGCAACCTGACAGCCGTCAATGGTGGCGCGTGTTCAACGACCCGGTGCTGGACCATTTGATGGCCGAAGCCGATGCCCACAACCCCGACCTGCACGTCGCTGGCCTGCGGGTCATGGAGTCCCGCGCACAATTGGGCATCGCACTGGCCGGCCGCTACCCGCAATTGCAACAGGCCAGCGCCGACAGCCTGTACCTGAACCGTCGACAGTCGGGCGGCGCCAACCCCCAGGACACGCATTTCTGGCAACACAGCGTCGGCTTCGATATCGGCTGGGAGCTGGATTTCTGGGGGCGTTTCAGTCGTGCCATCGAGTCGGCCGACGCCTCCTGGTTTGCCGCCCAGGCCAACTATGAAAATGCCTTGGTGCTATTGCACGCGCAACTGGCGCAAAACTACTATGCCTTGCGCACCGCCGAGGCGCGCCTGGCCATCGCCCGCAGTAACGCCAAATTACAAAAACGCAGCTACGAGATCACCGAGCGTCTGTTCAACAGCGGGGCCGAAGCCGAACTCGATCTGCAACAAGCCAAGACCCAGTACCTGGGCACCCTGAGCACCATCCCGGATTTCGAGAGCCAGGTGGCGAGCTTGCGCAATGCGCTGTCTACCCTGATCGGCCAGCCACCCGGCTCGATCCCTAACCTCAATCGCAACACCGGGGTAGTGCCACTGCTCGATAACGCGGTCTTGCAGGATGTGCCGGCCAACCTGCTGGTGCGGCGCCCCGATGTCCGTGCTGCCGAGCTGCAAGTGGCGGCGCAGTCGGCGTTGATCGGTGTGGCCGAATCCGACCTGTACCCCTCCATCAGCCTGCTGGGCAGCATCGTCTGGTCCGCCAGCTCGCTCAACGCTGCGCCCAATACCCTCGATTTCGTGGCCGGCCCCAGCCTGCGCTGGGACATCTTCGACCACGGCCGGATCACCAACAACGTTCGTGTGCAGGATGCGCGCTTGCAGCAATTGATCGTTATCTACCAGGACAGCGTGCGCCAGGCGGCGCGTGAAGCCGACGATGCCGCGACCGGCTTGATCAAGGCGCTGGAGCGCGACCAAATCCTCAGTGACGCATCGGTGGCCGCCGAACGTTCGGTGACCTTGGCCAACGCCCAATACCGCGAGGGCTATTCGGATTTCCAGCGTGTTCTGGATGCCCAGCGGGCCCTGTTTGCCCAACAGGATATCTACCTGGTCAACCGTGGCACCGCCGTCAACAGCCTGATCGCCCTGTACAAGGCTCTGGGCGGAGGCTGGTACAGCGACCAGCCGATGGTCGACCCGGCCACCCGCAAACAAATGCAAGAACGGACCGATTGGGGCGATCTGCTCGACGAACCGAAGGAAAGTGCCCATGACTGACAGCCAACAAGCGGTCGACGAGAAAGCCCCGGCACCCGCCGCCGACCCTGCGAAAAAAGCGATCAATTGGGTGGTGCTGCTGATCATCCTGAGCCTGGTCTGGTACCTGATGGCCGACCGTTACACCCCCTACACGCAACAGGCACGGGTGCAGGCCTTCATTGTGCCGGTGGCCGCCGAGGTATCCGGCCGGGTGACCAAGGTGCATGTGCGCAACAACCAGGACGTCAAGGCCGGTGAATTGCTGTTTGAAGTCAACCCGGAGCAGTACCAGATCGCCGTAGATCGTGCCCGCGCCGACCTTGAATCAACCCGTCGCCAGGTGGGCGCCAACACTGCCGGCGTCGACTCCAAGCAAGCGTCCCTGCGTGCATCCCAGGCCAACGAGCTCAAGGCACGCCAGGACATCCAGCGGCTTGAACGCCTGTACAGCGAAGACCCGGGCACCATCTCGCTGCGACGCCTGGAGATATCCCGCGCCACCCTGTCAGAATCCATCAGCCAGGTCGCCGCAGCCAAGGCCGAAGTGCAACGTGCGCGCGAACAACAGGGCGGTAACGAAGGCGAAAACGCCCAGTTGCTCAGCGCCGCCAGCAACCTTGAAAAAGCCGAGCTGGACTTGAGCAATACCAAGGTCCATGCGCGCTCCGCCGGCCTGATCACCGATTTGCGCACCGATGTCGGCCAGTTCGCCGCCGCCGGTGCTCCGGTGATGACTCTGATCGCCATCCACGATGTGTGGATAAGCGCCGACATGACCGAAAACAATCTGGGCAGTGTCCAGCCCGGGACGCCGGTGTCCATCATCCTCGACGCCCACCCGGGCAGAATTTTCAAAGGCCATGTACGTAGCGTCGGCTATGGCGTTGATATCGGCCAGACCACCCAGCCGGGCAGTCTGCCGAAAGTGGAGAACAGTCGCGATTGGCTACGCCCTGCCCAGCGCTTTCCGGTCATCATCGAGTTCGAGCCCGGTGAGTTGACCAGCCCGCAAGGCATCCGGTCCGGCGGGCAGGCCGAAGTCATGGCGTTTCCGAGTGAAAATAACCCGCTGAATATCCTGGGTCGCCTGTTCCTGCGCCTGATGAGCTGGATGTCCTATGCGTATTGAGCGCCCGCCCCGGGTTCAGCGCGCCCTGCGCCTGAGCTTCGGCACGGCGCTGTGCCTGGCGGCGAGCTTCGGCCTGGCCCTGCCCATCCCGTTCCTCTCGCCGATGCTGGCGCTGATGATGCTGGCGGCAATGAACCGACCGTTGCCGTTCAAGGCCAGCCTTGGCCTGATCCTGATCCTTATGCTGACCACCGGGACCGGCCTGCTGCTTATTCCCCTGCTGCGTTACTACCCGTTAAGTGGTGTGCTGCTGGTCGGACTGTGCCTGTTCCTGGCCTTCGGTTACGGCCTGCGCGGCGGCAACCCGCTGGTGGCGACTTTCCTGGTGGTGGGCCTGACCCTGATCAGTTCGGCGGGAACCGCTGAGTTCGCCCTGGCACTTGAGGTGATCGTGGCCCTGATCAAGGGACTGTTCCTGGCCGTCACGACGCTGACCATCAGCCATTGGCTGTTTCCCGACCCCGTCAGCGCCCCCGCGGCCAAACCCGGCCCGAGCCTTACGCCCACCGAAAGCAGCTGGCTGGCGCTACGGGCCACGCTGGTGGTGCTGCCGACTTTCCTGCTGGCCATGATCGACCCGGCCAGCTACCTGCCAATCATCATGAAAGCCGTCAGCCTCGGCCAACAAAGCTGCGCGACCAGCGCCCGCACCGCCGGCCAGGAATTGCTCGGTTCGA includes these proteins:
- a CDS encoding DUF3142 domain-containing protein, with translation MVFFTRSMVLLMALALTTGCERQDAPPLDQQLYVWQRQWTPAHDAALRDSRADFSTLRVLALQAFPNAGWSRARIDPALVKRDGRPVIAVIRLDGQLKALDQDEVTAQVRQVISDWQGQGLNLAGVEIDHDAGNARLPAYRQFLAQLRGALPTSLPLSITALPSWLDSRELPALLSTVDSSVLQVHAVSDPRRGLFDADQARQWAKAWSGVTTKPFYLALPAYGVALLPSADGAPVVESEVTVEREGLRRELLADPQSLRTLGTELRADPPKHLAGLIWFRLPLANDRRAWSLTTLRAVARGDVLDSQLNLKLSADNGLYDIGISNQGNLDRAWPERLTLAVSGCEGADALAGYALQQRPDLLTFTRLRDGRIPAGGQRAIGWARCAHIDQGGSNVHP
- a CDS encoding pyridoxamine 5'-phosphate oxidase family protein, whose protein sequence is MDRSPWHAGEKQLQAHVGVAERMEVFGRKVIRSEMPDQHRTFYQQLPFMLYAAVDADGHPWASILEGQPGFAHSPEPGLLQFRSLPAFDDPAQLSDGSAIGLLGIELHTRRRNRINGHVRAMSSDGFAVTVDQSFGNCPQYIQLRQFRSVPLVDPSTRAARHFNELDDAAKAMIAEADTFFVASYVDVDGERSVDVSHRGGQAGFVQVEGNRLTIPDFAGNLHFNTLGNLLLNPRAGLLFIDFNTGDLLQLSGRTEIILEGPQVEAFQGAERLWTIDVEQVVRRPAALALRWRFDGVSPTSLLTGTWEQAKARLQAKALGDQWRPLRVVRIEAQSHSIRSIYLEPADGAGLPLFQAGQHLPLRFNIDGDVHIRTYSLSSAPSDDFFRISVKRDGQVSTHLHEQIRVGDLLEARAPQGHFTVAPHERRPLVLLAAGVGITPLLSMLREVVYQGLRTRRIRPTWFIQSSRTLADQPFRQELDRLLEDAGDAVRVVRLLSQPEAEAIQGEDFDLSGRIDVALLKDLLTVEDYEQLDFVVCGPGSFTQSLYDGLRELDIRDSRIHAETFGPSTLRRRPDPDAVVIEQPPAATTSVPVVFQRSAKEARWQPDGGSLLELAESRGLRPEFSCRGGSCGTCSTRLISGQVHYPLPPAEVPDDGQVLICCAIPAQGAQPLVLDI
- a CDS encoding glutathione S-transferase, whose protein sequence is MQAIKLYNFPRSGHAHRVELMLSLLKLPTELIFVDLAKGEHKQPAFLALNAFGQVPVIDDQGVVLADSNAILVYLAQKYGNGRWLPADPVGAAKVQRWLSTAAGPIAFGPARARLITVFGAPYNAAEVIAYAHTVLKVIDQELANTPYLAGTEPTIADVAAYSYIAHAPEGNVSLDEYANIRAWLARIEALPGFVGMPRTVAGLQKTA
- a CDS encoding LysR family transcriptional regulator, which produces MDRFQEMQVFAAVAKEQGFSAAARGLGLSAASVTRAVAALEKRIGTQLLTRTTRSVYLSEAGQRYLEDCRRILAEVQEAEDSAAGSHIHPRGQLTITAPVLFGELFVTPLMVNYLTQFPEVCINALLVDRVVSVVEEGVDVAIRIGELPDSNQHAIRVGEVRRVICASPQFLASHGRPRHPRELAQAPIIATSAIGQLRSWPFIEDGETLSVRTEPRLVVTANQAAITAASLGLGFTRVLSYQVASKVAAGELEIILADFELPPLPIHVVYQGGRKAPARVRSFVDFAVKTLREHPALTR
- a CDS encoding AI-2E family transporter — its product is MLRTNISARALSGGLLDVLIRAGLITVLVLFCFQIFHPFLNLMLWAMILAITLYPLHGLIKRKLVNKDGRAATLIVVVSLALLMVPIYLLGTSISESIQGTLAVLKSDTLQIPLPSEKIASLPLIGKPLYGYWMQAATDMSSVVMKVMPYIKSVGLTLLGKMADVGVGFLLFIGALIIAGVLMAYGENGERSALAITSRLSGPERGPRITELCTATIRAVAQGVVGIAFIQMLLVGVGFVLMGVPGAGLLAMVALLMGIMQLPVLLVTIPVIAYVFATDGTTLGTVVFGIYSLIAGMADNVLKPLMLGRGVDVPMPVILIGALGGMVSGGFIGLFIGPVALAVGYQLFWQWVQDQPTVEAMNETPEIEAVNETPKIEAMNDQRPV
- a CDS encoding TolC family protein, with product MPRPARISQLLLCGTVVLGGCVQLGPDFQSPAQPWVDHWNSPALEIAGQQHAQPDSRQWWRVFNDPVLDHLMAEADAHNPDLHVAGLRVMESRAQLGIALAGRYPQLQQASADSLYLNRRQSGGANPQDTHFWQHSVGFDIGWELDFWGRFSRAIESADASWFAAQANYENALVLLHAQLAQNYYALRTAEARLAIARSNAKLQKRSYEITERLFNSGAEAELDLQQAKTQYLGTLSTIPDFESQVASLRNALSTLIGQPPGSIPNLNRNTGVVPLLDNAVLQDVPANLLVRRPDVRAAELQVAAQSALIGVAESDLYPSISLLGSIVWSASSLNAAPNTLDFVAGPSLRWDIFDHGRITNNVRVQDARLQQLIVIYQDSVRQAAREADDAATGLIKALERDQILSDASVAAERSVTLANAQYREGYSDFQRVLDAQRALFAQQDIYLVNRGTAVNSLIALYKALGGGWYSDQPMVDPATRKQMQERTDWGDLLDEPKESAHD
- a CDS encoding HlyD family secretion protein, producing MTDSQQAVDEKAPAPAADPAKKAINWVVLLIILSLVWYLMADRYTPYTQQARVQAFIVPVAAEVSGRVTKVHVRNNQDVKAGELLFEVNPEQYQIAVDRARADLESTRRQVGANTAGVDSKQASLRASQANELKARQDIQRLERLYSEDPGTISLRRLEISRATLSESISQVAAAKAEVQRAREQQGGNEGENAQLLSAASNLEKAELDLSNTKVHARSAGLITDLRTDVGQFAAAGAPVMTLIAIHDVWISADMTENNLGSVQPGTPVSIILDAHPGRIFKGHVRSVGYGVDIGQTTQPGSLPKVENSRDWLRPAQRFPVIIEFEPGELTSPQGIRSGGQAEVMAFPSENNPLNILGRLFLRLMSWMSYAY
- a CDS encoding DUF2955 domain-containing protein — translated: MRIERPPRVQRALRLSFGTALCLAASFGLALPIPFLSPMLALMMLAAMNRPLPFKASLGLILILMLTTGTGLLLIPLLRYYPLSGVLLVGLCLFLAFGYGLRGGNPLVATFLVVGLTLISSAGTAEFALALEVIVALIKGLFLAVTTLTISHWLFPDPVSAPAAKPGPSLTPTESSWLALRATLVVLPTFLLAMIDPASYLPIIMKAVSLGQQSCATSARTAGQELLGSTLLGGLMAILFWCALSLFVNLWMFFLWMLLFGLLAARKLYGLARTRQPPSFWLNSLATLIILLGQSVQDSAAGKDVYTAFAIRMGLFILVTLYACVMVHLLDTRRRRRITTA